A genomic segment from Ruegeria sp. TM1040 encodes:
- a CDS encoding substrate-binding periplasmic protein: MKFVTSVATVFALGFAGAVQAADVTLLTEDYAPLNFERDGQIVGLGADQVFEIMSRAGIAYEAELTQWSRAIGQAERRPNTCVFSTTHTEERDPKFQWVEPLASDSTILVRKAGSDIAPATIEDARSYRTGTQTGDYTVGVLEEAGFESIDLAPTQSATVKKLLQGRIDLMITSGSFLEAALADGIEIEEALVVSTTTMSLACSLKTDEALIARMQDALQSMIDDGTQAEIIARYE, from the coding sequence ATGAAATTTGTAACCAGTGTTGCCACCGTTTTTGCCCTTGGCTTTGCCGGGGCTGTGCAGGCCGCCGATGTCACCTTGTTGACCGAAGACTATGCGCCCCTCAACTTTGAGCGGGATGGCCAGATCGTTGGCCTTGGCGCGGATCAGGTGTTTGAGATCATGAGCCGGGCGGGCATCGCCTATGAGGCGGAATTGACCCAGTGGTCCCGTGCGATTGGTCAGGCGGAACGCCGTCCCAACACCTGCGTGTTCAGCACCACGCATACCGAAGAGCGTGATCCCAAGTTCCAATGGGTTGAGCCGCTCGCCAGCGATAGCACCATCCTCGTGCGTAAAGCTGGCAGTGACATCGCCCCGGCAACCATCGAAGACGCGCGCAGCTATCGCACCGGGACCCAGACCGGCGACTACACCGTCGGTGTGCTCGAAGAAGCCGGTTTTGAATCTATCGATCTTGCGCCAACCCAATCGGCCACGGTGAAAAAGCTGCTGCAGGGTCGGATTGACCTGATGATCACCTCCGGCTCTTTCCTCGAGGCGGCACTCGCCGACGGAATCGAGATTGAAGAAGCGCTGGTGGTTTCCACAACCACCATGTCGCTGGCTTGCAGCCTCAAGACCGACGAGGCGCTAATCGCGCGGATGCAGGACGCACTGCAGAGCATGATCGACGACGGCACTCAGGCCGAAATCATCGCGCGTTACGAATAA
- a CDS encoding TIGR02466 family protein: MAQIDSLFVTRLYRAALSEHGPKIDPQEMEASCIAIAEDDEAGQDWCEENGYPGYTSYASLTDLPWRFPIFADLVKSLDAHVAAFAQDLELNLDGRDLKLEDLWINILPEGGTHASHIHPHSVISGTTYVSMPDGASALKLEDPRHAMMMAHPPRTKDCRRELRSFVYEAPNVGDVLLWESFIRHEVPMNMAEDERISVSFNYAWA; this comes from the coding sequence ATGGCCCAGATTGATTCCCTCTTCGTGACCCGCCTTTATCGTGCTGCGCTCTCCGAGCACGGCCCCAAAATTGACCCGCAGGAAATGGAGGCGTCGTGCATCGCGATCGCCGAAGATGATGAGGCGGGGCAGGACTGGTGCGAGGAGAATGGCTATCCCGGCTATACGTCCTATGCGTCGCTCACCGATCTGCCCTGGCGGTTCCCTATTTTTGCTGATCTGGTCAAATCTCTGGACGCCCATGTCGCAGCCTTTGCGCAGGATCTCGAACTCAATCTCGATGGGCGTGATCTGAAGCTTGAAGATCTGTGGATCAACATCCTGCCTGAGGGCGGCACCCACGCCAGCCACATTCACCCACATTCGGTGATTTCCGGCACCACCTATGTCTCGATGCCTGACGGCGCGTCGGCGCTCAAGCTCGAGGACCCGCGCCACGCGATGATGATGGCGCATCCGCCGCGCACCAAAGACTGCCGCCGTGAGCTGCGCAGCTTTGTCTATGAGGCGCCCAATGTGGGCGATGTCCTGCTCTGGGAAAGCTTCATCCGCCACGAGGTGCCCATGAACATGGCCGAGGACGAGCGGATTTCCGTCTCCTTCAATTACGCCTGGGCCTGA
- a CDS encoding succinylglutamate desuccinylase/aspartoacylase family protein: MARRSPFEIGGFHIPPGTRRTVDLPVSVLSDHTPVNMSAHVIHGSEDGPTLFVSAAIHGDEVIGVEIARRLLRSRQFARLRGTLIVVPIVNTFGFLNHSRYLPDRRDLNRCFPGSEGGSLASRLAHLFMTEIVARSDLGIDLHSAAIHRTNLPQIRVSPKAQDTLAYADAFGAPVVIRSGLRDGSLRKEAQKAGVDILLYEAGEGLRFDEQSARVGVAGILRVMHALDMIPEDGVPLAEGVPVRAADSAWERAPAGGLLRAYKTTGEMVEAGDVLGIVADPFGEEEMELTASQTGLIIGRANMPIVNEGDALFHIASVNSATAEQQIETLNAQLDGAAMFDEDEII, translated from the coding sequence ATGGCGCGGCGTTCCCCTTTTGAAATTGGTGGTTTCCATATTCCGCCCGGCACCCGGCGCACCGTTGATCTGCCGGTGAGCGTGCTGTCGGATCACACACCGGTCAATATGTCGGCGCATGTGATCCACGGGTCCGAGGATGGCCCGACGCTCTTTGTGTCTGCGGCTATCCACGGCGATGAGGTGATCGGAGTGGAGATCGCCCGCCGCCTGTTGCGCAGCCGTCAGTTTGCGCGCCTGCGGGGCACCCTGATCGTGGTGCCCATCGTCAATACCTTCGGGTTTCTCAATCATTCCCGCTATTTGCCGGATCGACGCGACCTCAATCGCTGCTTTCCCGGCAGCGAGGGAGGCTCGCTCGCCAGCCGCCTCGCGCATCTTTTTATGACAGAGATCGTGGCGCGCTCGGATCTGGGGATTGACCTGCACTCCGCCGCGATCCACCGCACCAACCTGCCGCAGATCCGTGTCTCACCCAAGGCTCAGGATACGCTTGCCTACGCCGATGCCTTTGGCGCGCCGGTGGTGATCCGCTCGGGGCTGCGGGATGGCTCTCTGCGCAAAGAGGCGCAAAAGGCCGGGGTCGATATTCTGCTCTACGAAGCGGGGGAGGGGTTGCGGTTTGACGAGCAATCCGCCCGTGTTGGTGTCGCCGGGATTTTGCGCGTGATGCATGCGCTCGACATGATCCCCGAGGATGGCGTGCCACTGGCCGAAGGTGTGCCGGTTCGCGCCGCGGACTCGGCGTGGGAACGTGCACCCGCCGGCGGATTGCTCCGTGCCTATAAAACCACTGGCGAGATGGTCGAGGCCGGGGATGTGCTCGGGATCGTTGCCGACCCCTTTGGCGAAGAGGAAATGGAACTCACCGCAAGCCAGACGGGTCTTATCATCGGGCGCGCCAATATGCCCATTGTGAACGAGGGTGACGCGCTGTTTCACATCGCCAGCGTGAATTCCGCCACCGCCGAACAACAGATCGAAACGCTCAACGCGCAGCTTGATGGCGCGGCGATGTTTGACGAGGATGAGATCATCTAG
- the rpmC gene encoding 50S ribosomal protein L29, producing the protein MNAKDLRDKTVDELRDELANLKKESFNLRFQQATGQLENTAGIKAARRNAARVKTILNEKAAAAAE; encoded by the coding sequence ATGAACGCCAAGGATCTGCGCGACAAAACCGTGGACGAGCTCCGCGACGAACTCGCAAACCTCAAAAAAGAGAGCTTCAACCTGCGCTTTCAACAAGCGACCGGTCAGCTGGAAAACACTGCAGGCATCAAAGCGGCTCGCCGCAACGCTGCTCGCGTGAAAACCATCCTGAACGAAAAAGCTGCAGCAGCAGCTGAATAA
- the rpsQ gene encoding 30S ribosomal protein S17: MPKRILQGVVTSDANAQTVTVSVERRFTHPVLKKTIRKSKKYRAHDEKNAFKVGDTVRIIECAPKSKTKRWEVLEA, encoded by the coding sequence ATGCCCAAACGTATCCTGCAAGGCGTCGTGACCTCCGACGCAAACGCTCAGACCGTCACCGTGTCCGTGGAACGTCGTTTCACACACCCGGTTCTGAAGAAAACCATCCGTAAGTCCAAGAAATACCGGGCTCACGATGAAAAGAACGCTTTCAAGGTCGGCGACACCGTACGCATCATCGAATGCGCGCCGAAATCGAAAACGAAACGCTGGGAAGTTCTGGAAGCCTAA
- the rplN gene encoding 50S ribosomal protein L14, which translates to MIQMQTNLDVADNSGARRVQCIKVLGGSKRKYASVGDIIVVSVKEAIPRGRVKKGDVRKAVVVRTAKEVRREDGTAIRFDRNAAVILNNNNEPVGTRIFGPVVRELRAKNFMKIISLAPEVL; encoded by the coding sequence ATGATCCAGATGCAAACAAATCTGGATGTTGCTGATAACTCCGGCGCTCGCCGAGTTCAGTGCATCAAGGTTCTGGGTGGCTCCAAGCGTAAATACGCTTCCGTTGGCGACATCATCGTCGTCTCGGTTAAAGAAGCCATCCCGCGCGGTCGCGTGAAGAAGGGTGACGTCCGTAAGGCCGTTGTCGTTCGCACCGCCAAAGAGGTCCGTCGTGAAGACGGCACCGCCATCCGTTTTGACCGCAACGCTGCTGTTATCCTGAATAACAACAACGAGCCGGTCGGCACCCGTATCTTCGGCCCGGTTGTTCGCGAACTGCGCGCGAAGAACTTCATGAAGATCATCTCGCTCGCTCCGGAGGTGCTCTAA
- the rplX gene encoding 50S ribosomal protein L24, with amino-acid sequence MAAKLRKGDKVVVLAGRDKGKEGTIASVDPKAGKAVVDGVNMAIRHTRQTQTSQGGRLPKALPIDLSNLALLDSNGKATRVGFREEDGKKVRFAKTTGETV; translated from the coding sequence ATGGCTGCTAAACTGCGCAAAGGCGACAAGGTCGTCGTGCTTGCTGGTCGCGATAAGGGCAAAGAAGGCACCATTGCCTCCGTTGACCCCAAAGCCGGTAAAGCTGTCGTAGATGGCGTGAACATGGCCATCCGTCACACCCGTCAGACCCAGACGTCGCAAGGCGGCCGCCTGCCCAAGGCCCTGCCGATCGACCTGTCGAACCTGGCTCTGCTGGACTCCAACGGCAAAGCAACCCGCGTCGGCTTCCGCGAAGAAGACGGCAAGAAGGTGCGCTTTGCAAAAACCACCGGGGAGACTGTCTGA
- the rplE gene encoding 50S ribosomal protein L5, producing the protein MLDDATYTPRLKTLYKDTIRGALKEEFGYKNEMQIPKLDKIVLNIGCGRAAVKDSKKAKSAQEDLTKIAGQKALTTVAKNSIAGFRVREGMPMGAKVTLRGERMYEFLDRLITIAMPRIRDFRGVSGTSFDGRGNYALGLKEHIVFPEIDFDKIDEAWGMDIVIATTANTDAEAKALLKAFNMPFNS; encoded by the coding sequence ATGCTTGACGATGCAACCTACACCCCGCGTCTGAAGACCCTCTACAAGGACACCATCCGTGGCGCCCTCAAAGAGGAATTCGGCTACAAGAACGAGATGCAGATCCCCAAGCTGGACAAGATCGTTCTGAACATCGGCTGCGGCCGTGCAGCCGTCAAAGACAGCAAGAAGGCGAAATCGGCTCAGGAAGACCTGACCAAGATCGCCGGTCAGAAAGCGCTGACCACCGTTGCAAAGAACTCCATCGCTGGCTTCCGCGTTCGTGAAGGCATGCCGATGGGTGCAAAGGTGACCCTGCGTGGCGAGCGGATGTATGAATTCCTCGACCGTCTGATCACCATCGCGATGCCCCGGATCCGCGACTTCCGCGGTGTGTCCGGCACCTCTTTCGACGGTCGTGGCAACTACGCCCTTGGCCTCAAAGAGCACATCGTGTTCCCGGAAATCGATTTCGACAAGATCGACGAAGCCTGGGGCATGGACATCGTAATTGCCACCACCGCGAACACCGACGCGGAAGCTAAGGCGCTGTTGAAAGCTTTCAACATGCCCTTCAACAGCTGA
- the rpsN gene encoding 30S ribosomal protein S14: MAKKAMIEREKKRERLVAKYAAKRAELKEIANDESRPMEERFKARLKLAKLPRNSSATRLHNRCQLTGRPHAYYRKLKVSRIALRELGSNGQIPGMVKSSW; this comes from the coding sequence ATGGCTAAAAAAGCAATGATCGAACGCGAAAAGAAGCGCGAGCGCCTGGTGGCCAAATACGCTGCCAAACGTGCCGAGCTCAAAGAGATCGCGAATGACGAATCCCGCCCGATGGAAGAGCGTTTCAAAGCGCGTCTGAAACTGGCGAAACTGCCGCGCAACAGCTCGGCAACCCGTCTGCATAACCGCTGCCAGCTGACCGGCCGTCCCCACGCTTACTACCGTAAGCTGAAGGTAAGCCGTATCGCTCTGCGGGAACTGGGCTCCAATGGCCAGATCCCCGGCATGGTGAAATCGAGCTGGTAA
- the rpsH gene encoding 30S ribosomal protein S8, whose protein sequence is MNDPIGDMLTRIRNSQMRGKSTVMTPASKLRAWVLDVLQSEGYIRGYESATDERGHPALEISLKYYEGEPVIRELKRVSKPGRRVYMGVNDIPSVRQGLGVSIVSTPKGVMSDANARAANVGGEVLCTVF, encoded by the coding sequence ATGAACGATCCTATCGGCGATATGCTCACCCGTATCCGTAACTCTCAGATGCGTGGCAAATCCACCGTCATGACCCCGGCGTCCAAACTGCGCGCATGGGTTCTGGATGTGCTGCAGTCCGAGGGCTACATCCGCGGCTACGAGAGCGCGACTGATGAACGCGGCCACCCGGCGCTGGAAATCAGCCTCAAGTACTACGAAGGCGAACCTGTCATTCGCGAACTGAAGCGGGTCTCCAAACCCGGTCGTCGCGTTTACATGGGCGTCAATGACATCCCGTCGGTCCGTCAGGGCCTGGGTGTGTCGATTGTCTCCACCCCCAAAGGTGTGATGTCGGATGCAAACGCACGCGCGGCCAACGTTGGTGGCGAAGTGCTTTGCACCGTCTTCTAA
- the rplF gene encoding 50S ribosomal protein L6, translated as MSRIGKKPVELPSGVSASLSGQTIEVKGPKGAQTFTATDDVTLTVEDNVVKVEPRGKSKRARQQWGMSRTMVANMVQGVTQGFKKELEIQGVGYRAQMQGNTLKLNLGYSHDVDFTAPEGVTITAPKQTEIVVEGADAQAVGEVAAKIRDWRRPEPYKGKGIRYKGEFIFRKEGKKK; from the coding sequence ATGTCTCGTATTGGTAAAAAACCGGTCGAACTGCCCAGCGGTGTTTCCGCGAGCCTGTCCGGCCAGACCATCGAAGTGAAGGGCCCGAAAGGCGCCCAGACCTTCACCGCAACCGACGACGTGACCCTCACCGTTGAGGACAACGTGGTGAAAGTTGAGCCGCGCGGCAAATCCAAGCGCGCGCGTCAGCAGTGGGGCATGTCCCGCACCATGGTGGCCAACATGGTCCAGGGCGTCACCCAGGGTTTCAAGAAAGAGCTTGAGATCCAAGGTGTTGGTTACCGTGCTCAGATGCAGGGCAACACCCTGAAGCTGAACCTCGGCTACAGCCACGACGTCGATTTCACTGCCCCGGAAGGTGTGACCATCACCGCTCCGAAGCAGACCGAAATCGTTGTGGAAGGTGCAGACGCGCAGGCGGTTGGCGAAGTGGCGGCGAAAATCCGCGACTGGCGTCGTCCCGAGCCCTACAAAGGCAAAGGCATCCGCTACAAGGGCGAATTCATCTTCCGCAAGGAAGGCAAGAAGAAGTAA
- the rplR gene encoding 50S ribosomal protein L18: MANSKRTLFLKRRLRVRNKLRKVNAGRLRLSVHRSNKNISVQLIDDVKGVTLAAASTLEKDLGFVGKNNIEAATKVGSVIAERAKAAGVTEAYFDRGGFLYHGKVKALADAAREGGLKI, translated from the coding sequence ATGGCAAACAGCAAACGTACCCTGTTTCTGAAGCGTCGTCTGCGCGTCCGGAACAAGCTTCGCAAGGTGAACGCAGGTCGTCTGCGTCTCTCCGTGCACCGCTCGAACAAGAACATCTCTGTTCAGCTGATCGACGACGTCAAAGGTGTGACTCTCGCCGCAGCCTCGACCCTGGAAAAGGATCTTGGTTTTGTGGGCAAGAACAACATCGAAGCGGCAACCAAAGTGGGTTCCGTGATCGCAGAGCGCGCGAAAGCGGCTGGCGTGACCGAAGCATACTTCGATCGTGGCGGTTTCCTCTATCACGGCAAAGTGAAGGCTCTGGCCGACGCTGCGCGTGAAGGTGGTCTGAAGATCTAA
- the rpsE gene encoding 30S ribosomal protein S5: MAERENRRGNRRDREETPEFADRLVAINRVSKTVKGGKRFGFAALVVVGDQKGRVGFGKGKAKEVPEAIRKATEQAKRQMIRVPLKEGRTLHHDMYGRHGAGKVVMRTAPEGTGIIAGGPMRAVFEMLGIKDVVSKSVGSQNPYNMIRATIDGLKKEQSPRSVAQRRGKKVADILPKRDEAPAEAEA; encoded by the coding sequence ATGGCAGAACGTGAAAACCGCCGCGGCAACCGCCGCGACCGTGAAGAGACACCGGAATTCGCAGATCGTCTGGTCGCGATCAACCGCGTGTCCAAAACCGTTAAGGGTGGTAAGCGCTTCGGCTTCGCCGCGCTCGTCGTCGTAGGTGACCAAAAAGGTCGCGTCGGCTTCGGCAAAGGTAAAGCCAAAGAGGTGCCCGAGGCGATCCGCAAGGCAACCGAGCAAGCCAAGCGCCAGATGATCCGCGTGCCGCTGAAAGAGGGTCGTACCCTGCACCACGACATGTACGGTCGCCACGGCGCCGGCAAAGTGGTCATGCGCACCGCTCCGGAAGGTACTGGTATCATCGCCGGTGGTCCGATGCGTGCTGTGTTTGAAATGCTGGGCATCAAGGACGTGGTTTCCAAGTCCGTTGGCTCTCAGAACCCTTACAACATGATCCGCGCCACCATCGACGGCCTGAAAAAAGAGCAGAGCCCGCGCTCTGTTGCTCAGCGTCGTGGCAAAAAGGTTGCTGACATCCTGCCCAAGCGGGACGAAGCACCCGCGGAAGCAGAAGCGTAA
- the rpmD gene encoding 50S ribosomal protein L30, translating into MAKTIVVKQIGSPIRRPAEQRATLIGLGLNKMHKTRELEDTPSVRGMVNKIPHLVEIVEERD; encoded by the coding sequence ATGGCTAAAACCATCGTCGTGAAACAGATCGGCTCGCCGATCCGTCGCCCCGCCGAACAGCGCGCAACCCTGATCGGTCTGGGCCTGAACAAGATGCACAAGACCCGCGAACTGGAAGATACCCCTTCCGTGCGCGGCATGGTCAACAAGATCCCGCATCTGGTGGAAATCGTCGAAGAGCGCGACTAA
- a CDS encoding DUF1127 domain-containing protein yields MAHVLNTNIASSSFVARLRDAIEQTRSSWALYKEYKNTYNELASLTDRDLADIGVRRCDIADLARSHVYGA; encoded by the coding sequence ATGGCACATGTACTGAACACAAACATCGCATCTTCCTCTTTTGTGGCACGCCTGCGCGACGCCATCGAGCAGACCCGCAGCTCCTGGGCGCTCTACAAGGAATACAAGAACACCTATAACGAGCTGGCCTCCCTCACGGATCGCGACCTGGCCGATATCGGTGTGCGCCGCTGCGACATTGCAGACCTGGCCCGCAGCCACGTCTACGGCGCCTGA
- the rplO gene encoding 50S ribosomal protein L15 — protein sequence MKLNELRDNPGASPKRTRVGRGPGSGKGKMGGRGIKGQKSRSGVAINGYEGGQMPLYQRLPKRGFNKPNAKKYAVVNLGLIQKFIDAGKLDAASITEDSLVASGLVRRKLDGIRVLAKGEFTAKATIAVTGASKSAVEAVSKAGGALTVASEAAAE from the coding sequence ATGAAACTCAATGAACTGCGCGACAACCCAGGTGCATCCCCGAAACGGACCCGCGTTGGCCGTGGTCCGGGCTCCGGCAAAGGTAAAATGGGTGGCCGCGGTATCAAAGGTCAGAAGTCCCGTTCCGGTGTGGCGATCAATGGCTACGAAGGTGGCCAGATGCCGCTCTACCAGCGTCTGCCCAAGCGTGGCTTCAACAAGCCCAACGCGAAGAAGTACGCTGTTGTGAACCTCGGCCTGATCCAGAAATTCATCGACGCAGGCAAGCTCGACGCAGCTTCGATCACCGAAGACAGCCTCGTGGCATCCGGCCTCGTCCGTCGCAAGCTCGACGGCATCCGCGTGCTGGCGAAGGGTGAATTCACCGCCAAGGCGACCATCGCTGTGACCGGTGCCTCCAAGTCTGCCGTTGAGGCAGTTTCCAAGGCAGGCGGCGCCCTGACCGTGGCATCTGAGGCCGCAGCTGAGTAA
- the secY gene encoding preprotein translocase subunit SecY, whose amino-acid sequence MVSAAEQMAANTSWAALGKATDLRNRILFTIGLLIVYRLGTWIPVPGIDADALRQFMDTAGQGIGGMVSMFTGGALGRMGIFALGIMPYISASIIVQLLTSMVPALEQLKKEGEQGRKKINQYTRYGTVLLATAQAYGLAASLEAGDMAFDPGLYFRLSCMITLVGGTMFLMWLGEQITNRGIGNGISLIIFVGIIAEIPAAIVQFFASGRSGAISPAVIIAVIVMVVAVIMFVVFMERALRKIHIQYPRRQVGMKVYDGGSSHLPVKVNPAGVIPAIFASSLLLLPTTISTFSQGSASSPVMSWLLANFGPGQPLYLLFFTAMIVFFAYFYTFNVSFKPDDVAQNLKNQNGFVPGIRPGKKTAEYIEYVVNRVLVLGSAYLALVCLLPEILRNNFAIPVYFGGTSVLIVVSVTMDTIQQVQSHLLAHQYEGLIEKSQLRGRNKKRTKRGPSRR is encoded by the coding sequence ATGGTATCAGCAGCAGAACAAATGGCGGCGAACACCAGCTGGGCAGCGCTCGGCAAGGCCACGGATCTGCGCAACCGCATCCTGTTTACGATTGGACTTTTGATTGTCTATCGTTTGGGCACTTGGATTCCCGTTCCGGGGATCGACGCCGATGCATTGCGCCAGTTCATGGACACCGCCGGGCAAGGCATTGGCGGCATGGTGTCGATGTTTACTGGGGGCGCTTTGGGCCGCATGGGTATTTTTGCCCTCGGCATCATGCCCTATATCTCGGCCTCCATTATCGTGCAGTTGCTGACCTCGATGGTGCCCGCGCTCGAACAGCTCAAGAAAGAGGGCGAGCAGGGCCGCAAGAAGATCAACCAATATACCCGTTACGGCACCGTCCTGCTGGCAACCGCTCAGGCCTATGGCCTCGCAGCATCGCTGGAAGCCGGGGATATGGCGTTTGATCCGGGTCTCTATTTCCGCCTGTCGTGCATGATCACGCTGGTGGGCGGCACCATGTTCCTGATGTGGCTGGGTGAGCAGATCACCAACCGCGGCATCGGCAACGGTATCTCGCTGATCATCTTCGTCGGCATCATCGCCGAAATCCCCGCCGCCATTGTACAGTTCTTTGCCTCTGGCCGCTCTGGTGCGATTTCTCCGGCCGTGATCATTGCTGTGATCGTGATGGTGGTTGCGGTGATCATGTTTGTGGTCTTCATGGAGCGTGCGCTGCGCAAGATCCACATTCAGTATCCGCGTCGCCAGGTGGGTATGAAAGTCTATGACGGCGGCTCTTCGCACCTGCCTGTCAAGGTCAACCCGGCGGGCGTGATCCCTGCGATCTTTGCCTCCTCGCTGCTCTTGCTGCCGACCACGATCTCCACCTTCAGCCAGGGCTCTGCTTCGAGCCCGGTGATGAGCTGGCTCTTGGCCAACTTTGGCCCCGGTCAGCCGCTCTATCTGCTGTTCTTTACGGCGATGATCGTGTTCTTTGCGTATTTCTACACCTTCAACGTCTCCTTCAAGCCGGATGACGTGGCGCAGAACCTGAAGAACCAGAACGGCTTTGTGCCCGGCATCCGCCCCGGCAAGAAGACCGCGGAATACATCGAATATGTGGTGAACCGCGTCCTCGTCCTCGGCTCTGCCTATCTCGCGCTGGTGTGCTTGCTGCCTGAGATTTTGCGCAACAATTTCGCAATTCCGGTTTACTTTGGCGGCACCTCGGTTCTGATTGTGGTCTCTGTGACCATGGACACGATCCAGCAGGTACAGAGCCATCTTCTCGCGCATCAGTACGAAGGCCTCATTGAGAAGAGCCAGCTGCGCGGTCGGAACAAGAAACGCACCAAACGGGGACCGTCTCGTCGATGA
- a CDS encoding adenylate kinase: protein MTNIILLGPPGAGKGTQASHLVKTRNMTQLSTGDMLRAAQSSGSEMGKKVAAIMAEGKLVTDQIVIGLIRERLQEGSEGGFIFDGFPRTLAQADALEKLLTEMGLKLDAVIEMQVDDEVLVKRIVNRAEEARAAGKEARADDNEDSVRIRLMEYYKKTSPLIGYYWAKGNLQRLDGMASIDEVQKSIAWILGD, encoded by the coding sequence ATGACCAATATTATTCTTCTGGGCCCGCCCGGCGCGGGCAAGGGAACGCAGGCCAGCCACCTGGTCAAGACCCGCAACATGACCCAGCTCTCCACCGGGGACATGCTGCGCGCGGCGCAGTCCTCCGGCTCCGAGATGGGCAAGAAGGTCGCGGCGATCATGGCCGAGGGCAAGCTCGTCACGGATCAGATCGTGATCGGTCTTATTCGCGAGCGTCTGCAAGAAGGTTCCGAGGGCGGCTTCATCTTTGACGGCTTCCCACGCACCCTCGCGCAGGCAGACGCGCTCGAGAAGCTCCTGACCGAAATGGGCCTGAAGCTTGATGCAGTGATCGAGATGCAGGTGGATGACGAGGTGCTCGTGAAGCGCATCGTCAACCGCGCCGAAGAGGCCCGCGCTGCGGGCAAGGAAGCGCGCGCCGATGACAATGAGGACTCGGTCCGTATCCGGCTGATGGAATACTACAAGAAGACCTCGCCGCTTATCGGCTATTACTGGGCCAAGGGCAATCTGCAGCGTCTGGACGGCATGGCCTCCATCGACGAAGTGCAGAAATCCATCGCTTGGATTCTGGGCGACTGA
- the rpsM gene encoding 30S ribosomal protein S13: MARIAGVNIPTAKRVPIALTYITGIGPASAKAICEAVNIDATRRVNELSDAEVLAIREHIDATYTVEGDLRREVQMNIKRLMDLGCYRGLRHRRNLPVRGQRTHTNARTRKGPAKAIAGKKK; encoded by the coding sequence GTGGCACGTATTGCCGGCGTTAACATCCCGACCGCCAAACGGGTTCCGATCGCCCTGACTTATATCACGGGTATCGGCCCTGCATCCGCCAAAGCTATCTGTGAGGCCGTGAACATCGACGCAACCCGTCGTGTGAACGAACTCTCCGACGCAGAAGTTCTGGCCATCCGCGAACACATCGACGCCACCTACACCGTTGAAGGTGACCTGCGTCGTGAAGTGCAGATGAACATCAAGCGCCTGATGGACCTGGGCTGCTACCGTGGCCTGCGCCACCGTCGCAACCTGCCGGTTCGTGGTCAGCGCACCCACACCAACGCTCGTACTCGCAAAGGCCCCGCAAAGGCCATTGCCGGTAAGAAGAAGTAA
- the rpsK gene encoding 30S ribosomal protein S11: MARDKTRTKRKERKNIASGVAHVNSSFNNTKILISDVQGNAISWSSAGTMGFKGSRKSTPYAAQMAAEDAGRKAQDHGVKTLEVEVQGPGSGRESALRALAAIGFNITNIRDVTPIAHNGCRPPKRRRV; the protein is encoded by the coding sequence ATGGCACGCGATAAAACCCGCACGAAGCGTAAAGAGCGTAAGAACATTGCATCGGGCGTTGCCCATGTGAACTCCTCGTTCAACAACACCAAGATCCTGATCTCTGACGTTCAGGGCAACGCGATCTCCTGGTCCTCCGCTGGCACCATGGGCTTCAAGGGCTCCCGTAAGTCCACGCCCTATGCCGCGCAGATGGCTGCAGAAGACGCAGGCCGCAAGGCACAGGATCACGGCGTAAAGACCCTCGAGGTCGAGGTTCAAGGCCCCGGTTCGGGTCGTGAATCCGCCCTGCGCGCGCTGGCCGCAATCGGTTTCAACATCACCAACATCCGTGATGTGACCCCGATCGCACACAACGGCTGCCGCCCGCCGAAGCGCCGCCGCGTCTAA